Sequence from the Phragmites australis chromosome 6, lpPhrAust1.1, whole genome shotgun sequence genome:
TTGTACTGCACTACAATGTCCGCCTAACTGGCGACAAAATTACTCAAGATCCAGTCATAGTGCAGAATACCTTTACAGGAAGCAATGGCTGGGGTTTGGAGGATCGCTGTCCCTGCACTAACTCTAACAATGCAACCAAAGGTACTTCAAATTTACTTCTCTTTAGCAAATAAGTTAATACTCTCGCACACTACTTAAGCGGCATCTTCTACAGTGGGCAATTTGGAGAGATGTAATGCAATGGttggaagagaagaaaagaacatAATGAACTCAAAACATCATCCAGCTGCCAAGAAACATGGCGAACCAAGCACATATTTTCCATTTAAACAGGGATACCTTGCTATTGCAACGCTGCGTGTCGGATTGGAGAGGATCCATATGACAGTTGATGGAAAACACATTACTTCGTTTGCTTATAGAGTGGTAACCCCCTTCTTCCATGTGGATCATTAAATAAATCTGATATAACTTCAATCCTAACCATTGGTGCTTCTGTCATTAGGGTTTGGAACCTTGGTTTGTTAATGAAATAAGAACTTCCGGTGATTTCAAGCTAGTAAGTGCGATTGCCAGTGGCTTGCCCACGTCAGAAGACTTGGAGAACTCTAATCTTGAAATGCTGAAGTCATCACCTATTCCAGACGGTAAAGATGTCGACCTTCTGATTGGCATCTTTTCAACAGCAAACAACTTCAAGCGTAGGATGGTAATTCGAAGGACATGGATGCAATATGATGCTGTGCGCCAAGGAGTAGTAGCAGTGCGGTTTTTTGTTGGCCTGGTAATACACTAAGAGAATAAGTGATATAGTTAACTGACAAGAGTTATCTGCCAGACTTTTTGACAAAATAATTTTGTCTTTCCTGTTTAAAAGCATACAAACCTCATGGTGAACAAGGAACTCTGGAATGAGGCTCACACATATGGTGACATCGAGGTGTTGCCCTTTGTTGATTACTACAGCCTGATAACATGGAAGACACTAGCAATATGCATCTACGGAGTAAACACTAGAATCATTAAATTATGCTTCTCCATTTTCAAGTTCTTGTGTTACACAACGCTAACTGTGATTTATTTGACCAGACCAGTGCTGTATCAGCTAAGTATCTGATGAAAACAGATGATGATGCTTTTGTCCGTGTGGATGAGATCCAATCCTCGGTAAAACAGCTTAATATCAGCCATGGGCTGCTTTATGGTCGCATAAATTCCGACTCAGGTCCCCACAGAAATCCAGAAAGCAAATGGTACATAAGCCAAGAGGTAATGTCTTCACATAAAAGGGTTTACTACCATCAAAGTCCAAAACTCCAAATCCCTTCTTGAAAAAGTAACAGAAAAACAATTATTTCAGTCCTTTTCAATCTGAACTCCAGAGTCATTTAGGCAGCGAAATAATCTATTTGCCTAAGGACATTTAGGCAGGTtaatttgcaacatattgctGTACTAACAGAAACACAAGGGGGGCACACACGAGTTATATTCTACATCATCAGCAAAATATGTAAATGCTAACAATTCTGATGTGTTCTGCAGGAATGGCCTGAAGAGAAATACCCACCATGGGCTCATGGACCAGGATATGTGGTCTCACAAGACATTGCAAAGGCAATCAACACTTGGTATAAAACAAGTAATTTAAAGGTATTCTATTCAGGTGCAAAATAATATGTGTTATACATACTACATGAAAAACTAGCTTACACAAGATTCCTCAAGCAATAAAACAAGTCATCTGAAGGCATGCTTGTTTACATAGCAAACATAAGCTGTGCGATGACTAGTAAACAAAAGCTAGCTTAAGAGGGACTCAAGCTATAAGCTTCTTAAACAAGTAATTTACAGCAATCCTAAGCAAATTCACAAGCTACGACATTCATGCTAAACAAAAAACTAGCATAGATAAGTGCAGACAAGCTGTCCACATTTCATTTTGGTGTTTCACTCAATGTTCTGCTTGAAAATGGCAGCAAATACCAATTTGGTCTAGCTTGCAGTCCAGCAAGCTCATAGCACGTGATTTGATGATTTCAACTCTACTTAATGTCTAGCTTCTTGTTCTCTCATGTGCTCTGCTACCAACACCCAAATGATATTATGCAGATGTTCAAACTAGAAGATGTAGCGATGGGCATTTGGGTCAATGATATGAAGAAGGGTGGATTACCAATAAAGTATGAATCAGACGAGAGAATTGACACTGATGGCTGCAAGGATGGGTACATTGTTGCTCACTACCAAGAACCAAGGCAAATGTTATGCATGTGGGAGAAGCTCCTAAGGACAAATCAAGCAGCATGCTGCAATAATAACTAATTGACAAGGAACTTCGATACTTCGAGCATGGCCTTTTTTTGGCTCATCAGGCCAGTAACTAATTTGTAAAGTGCATgcaaaaagagagggagagggggtcATACCGGCCAGAATTTTGTGACACGCTATGGACAAAGAAGGCTAACATATTTCTCATTTTCTAGTGTCCAATACTATTGTAATTATGAATGAATTTACAAGAATGCAGTTCATCACTTCATCTCAGCTTGTCCTCAATTCCAGAGCAGCTTTCTTGGATGCTAACAAAATGGACGAAAATGGTTGCCATATTTTGTTGCTTCTAACTTCATGGGGATATCAGCAGTCAAAGTGTATGAACTACAGGCAGCTAGTGTACAAGTTACCACCAAACTATAAAGATAATCTTCAGCATGGAAGTCCTCTAACGAATCAGAGAGACAATGTAAACATCAATCCTAATAACTGAGAACCTTAGCCATGACTGAGCATGGATAGCATTTCTGGCATCCAAATGTTGCTAGCTCAGAAAAGAGCAGCTTGTTTAACAACCATAATCAGGTGTTACACATTTCAGATTTTCCATTTATATAATGCTAAAAGTAAATCAAACAACAATTGCATTCATGATATCCCATGGAATCCTTTACCATTATTACAAACAGCAACATATCAAGTTCCTCTATGTTCATTGTTAACTTCATGCCTCTCCCTAAAGCATTTGCAACTGAAAAATGAGCAAAGCAAAATTCTATTACTAAACTCTTTTAGCTGATTACAACGCACCTATTTTTAAGAGGTCCATGGTCCCCGTCAATGGCAAACTTCGGTGTCCTCCAGCAACTCATGCCTCAGGCCCATCCTTTCTCCACGGCTATGTATGGAAATGTAGCCCTGGAGTTTAATGACAGCATGACCCTAGCAGAAGCATTACTGTTTGTCTCCCACTGCTGATTATATTACGAGATAAGAGGACAATCCATTAAGCAATTCCATCAGGCGACGTTTCCATGTCTCTCTCCTCCTGAACATCATATATCTGAGCCTTACCGTCAAGGCAGAACTTTAAATGATATGTGAAACTTAACTTATACTCCAAATTGTTGCCCATGCCATCGATGGAGGgtaatttggttgaattgaaccCGAACTCAAAGCACTGCCACTTCATAACCAGATAGTGCAGTTACCATGCATACAGTGTTTCTTGGATGCAAGCTCACAATCTCGCCTTGGTGGGCGACAGTGTCGCATCCAGCAGCCGCTCTCTGAACTCGTCATCGTTGCTTGTGAGCATGTCCTTAAGCGACATCTCGACGCCCCTCAAAGCCTCGTGCCTCGGCCTgatcctcccctccaagctgAACGCGAAGTAGTGCGGGAACTCGGCTAGCTCAGCAGCGGGGTCCCTCCCCATGCGTTCGGAGAGGAACAGGAGCTTCGGCGTGAGGTTGGTCTCGATCCCGTAGGAGAGGATGGCGGGCGCGCGCCTGAGGACCGCGCAGACGGCGGGGTCGGGGAGCCCCGTGGCGTCACGGAGGAAGAGGAGCTTGGGGAGGAGGGTGCGCTCGACGGAGAACGCCAGGAGcagggcggcggcgagcgggAGGGGCTCCCGGCGGAGCgagacgcggcggcggaggaagcGGAGCGCGGGGCTGAGGGTGTCGGGGacggaggcggcgaggaggcgcGGGGACCGGACCACCGCGGtgcggaggagcggcggcgggagcggcgCGTCGGCGGAGAGGAAGCGGAGGGGCACCTCGGGTGGGGAGGTGAGGAGGGACGGGAAGGCGGAGAAGACGCGGGCAGCGTCGCGGGAGGACAGGCCGTGGGAAGTGAGGAGGCGGAGTGAGTCCTCGAGGAGCGGGAGCGGCGCCGAGCGCAGCGCAGGGTGGAGAGCCAGGAGCGGGAAGGGGTCCAGGTGGAGCTCGGCGGAGAGGAAGTGGAGCTTGCGGCGGAACTCTACGCCCCCGCCGCCCCGGGAGGCGTGGGAAGGCGGGGCTGTAGGCGTGAGGTGCGTGTGGGCTagcatggtggtggcggagttGGCTGGGTTTTGGGGGGAGAAAGGAGGACGGCCGGACGGGGGGCTGCGGCGTGTTATCCACTGCCGCATGGCTGCTTGGGGGAGCAAGGACTGCAAGGACCGAGAGCCGTCCGTTCGTGCGATGGACGGTCCTGATTGCGTGCTTTCAAATATTTTAAAGGCCGAGAACTGCCGATTTCACTGCTGAAAAATGGAGTACTCCCAGTAAACAAAGCAAATCTGACAAATCCTTTTGTCATTTGTTCAATTCAAACGGGTCTGATCGAAGTGTCAAGTGACACAACACGCCCGACTAAGGGCTCGTTTGGCAGGGCTCCAGATTCTCCTAGAAACGTTTCGGTTTCAGATTCTTCCTGGAAACGTTTCTCCGGTGAATCACCTtcaattttctgaaaacgtttggcagggattctggattcggattcttgaagaaaaatgacctgagtgattctagaaacgggtgaaacaccattttaggtgattctcctcgtagtgttaaaaatgagaaacgtttcaggtgattcaaggtgaaacgtttcacgttTTAGTGCTtttggcagggattctagagaatcaccagAGAATCTAAAACGTTTCTTGCAACCAAACGGGGCCTAAGTATTGCCAGCACGAAAAACAAGGTGAAAAAGCAAATGAAAAGCCTTCACGAAATAATACTCAAGTTTCCAAGCAGGATCGATATATTGAGATTGGCCTCTGCAGGTAAGAAGTTGTGGACCATAATTGGAGGGATCCGTATTCTCTGACTTTGTTTTAATAACATATGTGCTACAGTAATTCATTATGTATGAACAGTGGGTGCAGCTTGTTGCAAAtattactgtagcagtactgtatcgcTGAAATCTTAGCCGCTCATTCGTGATCTGGCGGACGAGAGAGCAAACTGCTGGTTACTATAGCGCATCTGCTTTTGTCAAAGCAAAGTCAGAGGATGAGGATCCGTATCCTCTAATTGGAGAGAGGCAATTCAAAGAAACATACTACAATAGGCTATCTTAGATACAGCCGAAGTGAACACAATGGCTTTATCCATTGGTGCATCAGtgcaaacctcatttaatggtCTTGTCACCGTTTCAGCTTTAATATACTGCAATAAAGGATTAGTACTTCTTCGAGATGGTACCATTGACGACATGCTAGTCTGTGACCTAGTTCATATCAAAAGTGTGGAAATCACTCGCCCTAGCACCAGATGAATATGACTTTATTGTTGTAGGGCTAATGCTAGATGACTCTGAACGATACTCCAAGGTGATGACAATGAATGGAAGGGGATTTGCCTCTTTGCTGGGGCAGGGTATAGCTTGGGTTGCAACTTGCAGCTTTCACCCAAGGGTAGGAAGATGGAGCGAGTTTGATAATAAAATTGACTTCAAACTCAACTCAGTGGAGATCAGACCTCCATCAGTGGTAGCCGAGAAGGCATGACATGTTTTTGAACTATAACAACTACATCTTATCCATTGATCTGGAGGAACCACATAATGTAAGAAAACAGCTACTGGTCTTCCGCCCACGGCTACCGATTCCATCACACCTGATTGGGTTAACGAGCAATCATCACTAAGCTTTATTGGCTCGTGAAGATAAAGGGATTGTCATTTGGGCATACGATGGACGTGATCCCAACAAGAATGAGGAAGGAGTAGGAATGGCTAGTGTATACAAGCGTCACAACAACTTCCCACAAATTTCATTCTGTGCATATGCCCGTGAGAATTGCCTTTTTGTGCTCCCCTTCGTGTTACCTACGGAAGAAATACTGATAAGAACATCAATTATGCCATATGAAATGGCTTGACCACCTAACCCGGTACTGCATGTTTCCTAAAGAATGGGCATCAAGTTGGATTGAAGTGGGGATAGAAGTGTTAGTTCTTGGATCTAGAACCTCGATCCTAATATCCAACTAGAGTGTTGATATTGCTATTTCTGTGGTGAATCTTGTGTTGTCCAATGTCTGCCCAATACTGTTGGAAAACGAGATGATCCTAAAACCCACTAAGTTGAAGACCTAAACTAGACGAACTAACACCTAGCTCATGTGAGTCAGTTAGCCCTTTTTAATTTATAATTACTTAGTGCATTGGGTCATTTCAATAACAGAGCCGCCTTCTCACTTTCGGGTGGCAGAGCATACCTTCAGATGGATCACAACTTAGTATACACTAAGTACTTAGAAATTAATGACCTAACTGGAAGACTATTACTTACAAAAAAAGCACATTTTATTACAACAACATAACTATTACACAAGGATAATACATAACTCTTTTCGGTGGCTATCCTAACTCTcactcttctcttctcttttcacGCTAGCACCCTTACTATCATGCTCTCCCTTCTATGTGTATCATGGCGAGGTGCATGGCATCTCTATTTATAATGCTAGGGGTGATGGGGTTGTGCCAAGCATCCCTCATTCTAAAGTTATTTAGAAATATCTAGCTAATGGATAACTCTTACATTGTCATGACAATTTTTCTAGTAGTTTCCTTGAAAATTATCTAGTTCTTGCATGGTGAAGATGGCTCTAGAAGTTTGGTGTCACGTCCCAGAACCCGTAATCATGGAATTTTGAAGAAAATCATCtccgatcgaggcactcagCTCACCTCTCATTTTTTAAAGAgacttcatgaagctatgggaaccgagctcttccataacACCGCTTATTATCCCCAAACCAATGGTCAAAAGGAGAGGGTGAATCGAAGCTCTCTATGATCGAAGATGTCGAACGTCGTTGAATTGGTCTGATTCCGATGATAGAGTTTTTCTAGGtctggatttggtcaaagaggcagaagagcatgttctgactATTCGTATGTGTCTCCTCACGACTCAATCTCAtcagaagagttatgcggattgCCACCGAAGAGAACTCGTGTTTTCCATTGGAGATTTTGTATATTTCAAGGTGTCTCCTCTCAAGGGATTTGATGCTTTCAAATCAGAAGGAAGTTGGCACCTCGCTATGTAGGGCATTTTTAAATCGTTGCTCGATGAGGAGAGGTGTCTTATCAGCTGaagctacctccatccctctccatcgtgcacaacgtcttccatgtctcCCAATTGAAGAAATGCTTTCGAGTCCCGACCGAAGTCATCGAAGTCGCAAACCAGGATTTGTAACCGGATCTCTCTTATTATGAGTGACCCATATGAACTTTGGATGAAGCTGAGCGCAAGACTCGACGCCACTCCATCAAGTTcatcaaagtgcaatggagtgatcactccgaagatgaagcgaCATAGGAGAGTGAAGATCAACTACGTGTCAATTATCCcgagttcttctccaacctaTGAGTGTTACCTTAGTGCTATCTCTCACAACGTGGTATTTTGATGTTGTCCGCATCATTTCTTTACTACTCAATTCATGAAGTTTCTAAAGTCACCGTACTCTCCCCTAAGCTCACCCGAATCTCATGATGATATTCTTTTAAGGGAGGGATGTTTGTCACGCTCCAAAACCCATAATAATGtatttaagcataatcatgcaacattagcatcatatttaattttgaacaattttatttttggagcactagagcaACTCGGTTTGGgtaataaaaagagagaaagaatagaattTGCAATTAAAATATCTTGTTTCTCTGACACATAGGACCCACTAAAGTTGGCCAACCACCCCTTTCCTCTCCCTCGATTGCAGCCCCACCCCCTCACTCTTCCCCCACACCTCCTCACCCTCTCTCCCAGTCAAAACAGCAGCAGGAGCTACTGCTCCCCCTCTCCCTCAAGCTATCTCTCATTCTCTCCCAAAAAACCACTTCAAGGAGCCAAATAAaggtatgcatgtcacaccATAGCGTTCCCTAGCTCATTATCTTTCTGTCCATCCAATTCTTCTACGCAAGCATGAAGGATTCGAGCCATTCATGAtctcttttggtgttcttgatgtttggaGCTAATTAGAGGAGTTTGGATGAGTAGGAGCTAGGAAAAAATTGTGTTATGGAGTTGGTGGATTAAGTATATAACCTATGTGCTATCACAAAACCCTTTTTCCCTTGGATTGGTGAGGTTTACAAATCGAATCGACCAAAGTTCCTTGTAAAACCTGTGTTCTGCCAGAACCCAGAAGTTTTGGGTTCAACCCAAAAGTTCCGGGTAAACCGAATTGAATTATATTCAGAAAATCTCGTTGATTTAGTGTGTAGATTGAGTCTAGGACCCTTGGGCTAGTGCATACACATGTTTATGTGGGACAGATTTAACATGCAAGGTGAATCGGTAAGGAAATCAATGAGAACGTGTTTTCTTCCAGAACACGGAAGTTCCAGGTATAGCCCAGAAGTTCTAGGTAATTTGAATTAACTCTAATCGAGCACCCTCGCTCGGAACCTCACCTGGAGCATCCAGCCCAACCTGAAATAACCCGAAGTTCCAAATTGATCTGATTTAGGATTAGCCGAGCACCCTCATTCAGAAGCAAACT
This genomic interval carries:
- the LOC133921895 gene encoding beta-1,3-galactosyltransferase GALT1-like isoform X2, encoding MKASNRSVQIGEVERPGPFRHGHAQHDTVLVLFKRCWSVKPCLPACQCPGTGTTYLRSLSCCRPLLLVRPEAYAIYAPSAASSSPPFFFCNHRRISIVEDPSTRKQKEQKGQNCRLRVRRPQETSDNCKDSTADAWSGTEPHLAFPDRCCAGLRSEGRTNTRGLITFHCKSATTREKRRSNMWMTKKLAITFLIALFSLLIVRRLIVNGPASGISQYQILRANPLVWFNGPVEAQENTPEVAVAATADSSTSNSSGSGNFSPEEFQWLNTWNQLKHLANISNGLPHASEAISDAKTAWENLTTSVQNASSQQRQKERLCPYSIHRMNASKSETEAFTMDIPCGLIVGSSITLIGTAGSLSGNFWIDLVGTALPGESEKPVVLHYNVRLTGDKITQDPVIVQNTFTGSNGWGLEDRCPCTNSNNATKVGNLERCNAMVGREEKNIMNSKHHPAAKKHGEPSTYFPFKQGYLAIATLRVGLERIHMTVDGKHITSFAYRVGLEPWFVNEIRTSGDFKLVSAIASGLPTSEDLENSNLEMLKSSPIPDGKDVDLLIGIFSTANNFKRRMVIRRTWMQYDAVRQGVVAVRFFVGLHTNLMVNKELWNEAHTYGDIEVLPFVDYYSLITWKTLAICIYGTSAVSAKYLMKTDDDAFVRVDEIQSSVKQLNISHGLLYGRINSDSGPHRNPESKWYISQEEWPEEKYPPWAHGPGYVVSQDIAKAINTWYKTSNLKMFKLEDVAMGIWVNDMKKGGLPIKYESDERIDTDGCKDGYIVAHYQEPRQMLCMWEKLLRTNQAACCNNN
- the LOC133921895 gene encoding beta-1,3-galactosyltransferase GALT1-like isoform X3, which translates into the protein MQIEPATSFHYRCCAGLRSEGRTNTRGLITFHCKSATTREKRRSNMWMTKKLAITFLIALFSLLIVRRLIVNGPASGISQYQILRANPLVWFNGPVEAQENTPEVAVAATADSSTSNSSGSGNFSPEEFQWLNTWNQLKHLANISNGLPHASEAISDAKTAWENLTTSVQNASSQQRQKERLCPYSIHRMNASKSETEAFTMDIPCGLIVGSSITLIGTAGSLSGNFWIDLVGTALPGESEKPVVLHYNVRLTGDKITQDPVIVQNTFTGSNGWGLEDRCPCTNSNNATKVGNLERCNAMVGREEKNIMNSKHHPAAKKHGEPSTYFPFKQGYLAIATLRVGLERIHMTVDGKHITSFAYRVGLEPWFVNEIRTSGDFKLVSAIASGLPTSEDLENSNLEMLKSSPIPDGKDVDLLIGIFSTANNFKRRMVIRRTWMQYDAVRQGVVAVRFFVGLHTNLMVNKELWNEAHTYGDIEVLPFVDYYSLITWKTLAICIYGTSAVSAKYLMKTDDDAFVRVDEIQSSVKQLNISHGLLYGRINSDSGPHRNPESKWYISQEEWPEEKYPPWAHGPGYVVSQDIAKAINTWYKTSNLKMFKLEDVAMGIWVNDMKKGGLPIKYESDERIDTDGCKDGYIVAHYQEPRQMLCMWEKLLRTNQAACCNNN
- the LOC133921895 gene encoding beta-1,3-galactosyltransferase GALT1-like isoform X1 is translated as MKASNRSVQIGEVERPGPFRHGHAQHDTVLVLFKRCWSVKPCLPACQCPGTGTTYLRSLSCCRPLLLVRPEAYAIYAPSAASSSPPFFFCNHRRISIVEDPSTSEHFSSQKAKGTERSELPPPRPKTTRNQRQLQGLDCGRLVRHGATLGISRCCAGLRSEGRTNTRGLITFHCKSATTREKRRSNMWMTKKLAITFLIALFSLLIVRRLIVNGPASGISQYQILRANPLVWFNGPVEAQENTPEVAVAATADSSTSNSSGSGNFSPEEFQWLNTWNQLKHLANISNGLPHASEAISDAKTAWENLTTSVQNASSQQRQKERLCPYSIHRMNASKSETEAFTMDIPCGLIVGSSITLIGTAGSLSGNFWIDLVGTALPGESEKPVVLHYNVRLTGDKITQDPVIVQNTFTGSNGWGLEDRCPCTNSNNATKVGNLERCNAMVGREEKNIMNSKHHPAAKKHGEPSTYFPFKQGYLAIATLRVGLERIHMTVDGKHITSFAYRVGLEPWFVNEIRTSGDFKLVSAIASGLPTSEDLENSNLEMLKSSPIPDGKDVDLLIGIFSTANNFKRRMVIRRTWMQYDAVRQGVVAVRFFVGLHTNLMVNKELWNEAHTYGDIEVLPFVDYYSLITWKTLAICIYGTSAVSAKYLMKTDDDAFVRVDEIQSSVKQLNISHGLLYGRINSDSGPHRNPESKWYISQEEWPEEKYPPWAHGPGYVVSQDIAKAINTWYKTSNLKMFKLEDVAMGIWVNDMKKGGLPIKYESDERIDTDGCKDGYIVAHYQEPRQMLCMWEKLLRTNQAACCNNN
- the LOC133921896 gene encoding transcription termination factor MTEF1, chloroplastic-like; translation: MRQWITRRSPPSGRPPFSPQNPANSATTMLAHTHLTPTAPPSHASRGGGGVEFRRKLHFLSAELHLDPFPLLALHPALRSAPLPLLEDSLRLLTSHGLSSRDAARVFSAFPSLLTSPPEVPLRFLSADAPLPPPLLRTAVVRSPRLLAASVPDTLSPALRFLRRRVSLRREPLPLAAALLLAFSVERTLLPKLLFLRDATGLPDPAVCAVLRRAPAILSYGIETNLTPKLLFLSERMGRDPAAELAEFPHYFAFSLEGRIRPRHEALRGVEMSLKDMLTSNDDEFRERLLDATLSPTKARL